TTGGTGGAAAACCATATTATCCTTATCCAGAAGATCCCTCGACTCCCAAACCTTCCTTACCGAAAGCAAAGGAACTAGGTCAGTCTCCTTTTTCATCAACAAATATTAGTTATTCTATTGGTGGAATTCATACAAGGACAGCTCTTTGTGTGGAACCTAGAAATGGAAACATTCGAGTTTTTTTACCACCAATCCAATCATTGGAAGGTTGGCTCCGGCTCATTTATGCAATCGAACAAACAGCTTTAGAAACAGATATCCCGATTGTATTAGAAGGGTATGAAGCACCAAATGATCCAAGATTGAATCGTTTTAAAATCACACCGGATCCGGGAGTGATTGAGGTCAATTTTCATCCATCTTCTTCTTTCGGAGAAATTGTTGAAAAAACGCAAGTTCTATATGAAGAAGCCACACAACTAAGATTGACTGCAGAAAAATTTTTGATTGATGGTCGTCACTCGGGAACTGGTGGTGGAAATCATATCACTCTTGGTGGAGCCACTGTAAGTGATAGTCCATTTTTAAGAAAACCTTCGCTTTTACGAAGTTTGGTGGCGTATTGGCAAAACCATCCAGGACTTTCCTATTTGTTCTCTGGAATGTTTATTGGTCCGACTTCTCAGTCGCCAAGGATAGATGAGGCTAGAAATGATTCATTACACGAATTAAAAATTGCATTCCAACAAATTGATTCTAGTCGGCACACACCGCCATGGATGTTGGATCGAGTGTTAAGAAATATCTTAATTGATATTACGGGAAATACTCACCGAACAGAAATTTCCATTGATAAACTTTTTGATCCAGGTTCGCCTACAGGACGTTTGGGGCTAATTGAAATGCGTGCATTTGAAATGCCACCTCATTACCAGATGAGTGTCATCCAACAAGCATTTATGATGGCAATCATTTGTCGGTTTTGGGAAGATCCATACTATGGAAGTCCAATCAATTGGAATACAGAGTTACATGATCGTTTTATGTTGCCTTACTTTGTATACCGTGACTTTAAAGAAGTGATCCAAGATTTGCAGAATAGTGGATTTGGATTTTTATCAAAAGACTTTGATCCGTTTTTTGAATTTCGATTTCCTCAGTATGGAATTTGTTATTTGGATGGAATGGAAATCGAATTACGGATGGCTTTGGAACCTTGGAATGTACTTGGTGAAGAAAATACGGCACAAGGTACTTCGAGAGGGGTGGACTCTGCTACAGAACGAGTTCAAGTCAAAGTTAAAGGCTTTCATCCTGAAAGATATCGTTTGAGTTGTAATGGGTACGAAGTTCCACTACAACCTACATCTATTCAAAATGAATTTGTTGCAGGTGTCAGGTTTAAGGCTTGGTCTCCTGTTTTTACTTTACATCCACAAATCCCTGCACAACAATCTTTAGTGTTTGATGTTTATGATACTTGGAATCATAGAGCACTTGGAGGATGTACGTATCACGTATCCCATCCTGGAGGGTTGTCATATCAAACCATTCCTATCAATGGGTATGAAGCAGAATCCAGAAGGATTTCTCGTTTTTGGACTCATGGACATAAGATTGGAAAAAGCCTTCCACCAATTCGATTGGAAAATAAAGCCTTCCCATCAACATTGGATCTTAGGATGGTAACATTCAAGTAGATGATGACACAAGATCCTTATCATTTAATCGGAAATTATAAAACGATTCCTGGAGTTTATGACGAGCTCTATGATGCTGAAGGTCAAATACGAAACAAATATAAGTTCTTAGTCAAATCTTTTCAAGAATTAGGGCCTGCAGAACTTATCAATCGTAGACGTGATACGGACCGAATTCTTAGAGAAAATGGTGTTACTTACAATTTATACCAATCGGACTCACCGGAAGCTAAGGAAAGACCTTGGGATCTTGATTTGTTTCCTTTGGTTATGGAAAGTGAAGAGTGGCGTGTTTTAGAAAGAGGACTAAACCAGCGAGCCGATTTACTCGATGCCCTTGTCAGAGATGTTTACTCCAAAAGACGTCTGTTATACGAAAAAAAAATTCCTCCGGAAATTCTATTTAACGAATCTTCTTTTTTGCGCGCTTGTGATGGAATGTATGATTCCAATCACTTCCTTACTAAAAATCCAGCTCTATTATTTTTCGTTTGTGATTTGATTCGGGCTGCTGATGGTAACTTCTATGTTTTAAATGATCGAGTCCAAGCACCTTCCGGTTCTGGTTATTCATTAGAAAATCGAATTGTACTTTCTCGAATTTTTCCAAGTATGTACCGCGATGCGATGGTTCACCGAGTAGCAGTTTATTTTCGTTCCCTTCGTAAATCATTAACTCAACTTGCAGGTATTACTGGGCGTGAACCAGTGATTGTTTTATTAACACCGGGCCCATCCAATGAAACGTATTTTGAGCATGCTTACCTTGCTGGTTATTTGGGTTATACGCTTGTCCAAGGTGAAGATTTAACTGTTAGAAAAAATAAAGTTTATATGAAAACCGTGGAAGGTTTACAGCAAATCGATTTGATTCTAAGAAGGGTCGATGATGATTTTATGGATCCATTGGAACTAAGAGGGGATTCTCTTTTAGGGGTTCCTGGACTTTTAGAATCGGTTCGTTCGGGTCATGTAAAAATTGCCAATCCCATTGGAACCGGATTTTTAGAAAACCGAGCTCTATTACCGTTTTATTCTGATTTATGCCGTTTTTATTTAGGAGAGGATTTAATCCTTCATATGGCACCAACCTATTGGATGGGAACAAAAGAACATTTTCAATTGGTATTACAAAATCCTGAAAAATTTGTTTTTAAAACCGTATCACGCACTGATGAAGAAAAACCTGTAACCTTTATCGAGTTGAGTGGAGATAGAAAGGATTCGTTTTTACAAAAATTAAAATCTTCTCCCAATCGTTTCATTGCGCAAGAAATGATCGCATCTGCCACCGTACCAGTATTAGGTGAAAATGGTTTTCGACCAGGTAGAGCGATCATGAGAACTTTTGTATCTTCTTCCGGCTCCGGTTATCAAACAATGGCTGGTGGTTTGGTGAGAGTCTCTCCTTCTTTAGATGATTTTTTCATTACGAGCCAAAGAGGAGCTTGGAGTAAAGACCTTTGGGTTCTTGCAACCGAAACACAAAAAGAAGAATCCTTACTTGTGGCAAAATCGGACCAAGTGATGATTTCCAGAAAAAGTTCTGGAGTCCCTAGTCGTGTGGCTGATAATTTATTTTGGTTAGCAAGATATTTGGAACGATCCGAAAATCAAACAAGAGTTATACGGGAAGCTGTTTATAAAATTTTACAAGTAGAAGATGGTTACGAAAGAGAATCATTAGAAAATTCATTAAAACTAGTAACACATGTGACAAATAGTTATCCAGGTTTTCTTGGCGATGATGCAAGCGAGTTATTTTTAAATCCATTTTCTGAATTACAACGATTGACATCGGATCGCGGAGTTGTTGGAAGTTTAGCATTTCATTTACGAAGTTTGGTGATTGCTTCGAAATCGGTTCGAGATCGCCTTTCCGATGATATGAAAAAAATTCTGCTTCATTTAGAAGACCAGTCTCAACATGAAATCGATTCGTATGATCAAATTATTGATTTTTTACAAAAGATTGTACTGAACTTATCATCTCTAACAGGTTTATCTTTTGAAAACATGAGTCGGGAAGCAGGATGGTATTTTCTCAACCTCGGTCGTCGAATTGAAAGATCAATCAATATGGTATTGATGTTACAAGGTATGATTCGTTGGGATAGTTTTAGAGATAAAGCTTCCTTTGAAACTTTTTTACGTATTAATGATATTCGTTTAACGTATAATAGACGGTATAGTGGGAAAATTGACCAAGAATCCGTGTTGGATATTTTATTATTTGATACCACAAATCCTAGATCATTCGCTTACCAACTAGAACAAATCAATTCAGACATTAAGTTTTTGCCAGGAAAAAATGAAAAGGTTGTGTATTCAGAAGACCGAGCCGCTTTACAACTTTATACCCACTTTAAAATGAAAGATATATCCATATTCTTTGAGTCGGAAAACCCATTGGAATCTGTTTCGATTTGGTTAGAAGAATTACACAACCATTTGAAAAATTTATCTGATGCATTGGCATCAAGATACTTTAACTATACCGAAGAACAAACAAGGATCGGTGATGGTAATGGCTGATTTTAAAGTAATTCATAAAACTAAATACAGTTATGACGATACAGTTGCTTATTGCCATAACATGGCACATATGTATCCTTTGACTTCGCCGCACCAAGATTGTTTTAGAACTCATGTGACTGTGAATCCCAAACCAGTGGTTTCATCATTCCGTAGAGATTATTATGGAAACCAGGTGTTTCTTTTTTCTGTAGAAGATCCTCATCGTTTTTTAGAGGTAGTAGTAGAGTCAACGGTTCGAACTCACCAATCACTTGGAATTGATTTATACAAATCGACTCCTTGGGAAAGTATTTATTCGCTTATTCATGAATCAACATTAGATGCTGATATTTTATCCATTGAGTACATTCAACCTTCTTCATTTATAGCAGCAAAACAAAATTATTCGGAATTTGCTCGAATGTTTTTTACGGAAGGGAAACCGGTTTACGCCGCCGCATTGGAGATGACTACTTATATCTATCAAACGTTTCAATATGATCCAAAAGCGACAAGTATCAATACGCCAATTGATCAGATATTAAATGAAAGAAAAGGTGTGTGTCAGGATTTTTCGCATCTTATGATTGCCGCTTTACGTTCGTTAAAGATTCCAACTCGTTATGTGAGTGGCTATTTAGAAACTTTACCTCCTCCTGGAACCCAAAAATTACAAGGAAGTGATGCGACACATGCATGGGTTTCTGTGTATTGTCCGACGTTTGGATGGATGGATTTTGATCCAACCAATGGAAAAATTATCACCGAAGAATATATCATTACAGCGATTGGAAGAGATTATGCGGACGTTTCTCCCCTAAAGGGAATTTTGTTTGGTGGTGGAAAACATAAATTAAAAGTCGAAGTGGATGTGATTCGTGAACAAATATGAACTTTCTCGGAGTATTTTTCGGAAAGTGTGAATTGCGCTTGGGATATCCAATAAGATGTGATAGAAGGAAGGCATTGGGTGGCGGGTCTAGTTCCCCTCCCTAGTCAGGGCGGGGATATCCAAATCCCATCTGTACACTTACCCCAACTTCTCTTTCCACTCCTCTTCCTTAAAACCAACCAAAAACCAACCTTCACCCACAACAAAAGGCCTTTTCACCAAATTTCCATTTGCCGAAAGTTCTTTGTAAACTTGTTCCTCAGACAGGTTTCCCAATTTCTCCTTCCAATTTCCTTCTCGGTAATCTTTTCCAGAGGTATTAAAGAGTTTTTTGATATCACCTAAGTATTGTTTTGCTTTTTTTAATTCAGCCACAGTCGGAGCTGTTTCTCGAATTGGGATTTGTTGGAAATCCACTTTTTTTGATTTCAGATATTTCAGAGCATTTCGACAGGTACTACATCCAGAATATTCGTAAACTTTGGGATTGGAACGACTCATAAGACTGATTTTATTACTTACGATTTTTGCGGAAACTTTTTATTGGAACTATGTTGGTTCAGAACAATATTCCTTTAGCTCCGTTCACAACGTTGGGTTTGGGTGGCGAGGCAGATTATTTTATATCGATCAAAACAAAAGAAGATCTACTGAAAGCATTGGAGTTTTCTAAAACCCAAAACCAAACTTTTTATATTTTAGGTGGCGGCTCCAATACTATATTCCGGGACTCTGGATTTCCAGGCGTTGTGTTTCAAATGCAAATTCCCGGAATTCGTTGTTTAGATACAAACGATGATTATACTTTCTATCAAGTAGGAGCAGGTGTTCCATGGGATCAATTCGTTGAGTATACAGTGAAACAGGGATTAGCTGGAATTGAGTGCCTTTCGGGTATCCCGGGATCGGTAGGTGCTTCTCCGATCCAAAATATTGGAGCCTATGGCCAAGAAGTAAAAGATTCAATTGTAAATGTTGAATGTATGAACCAATTTGGAGAACTAGTTACGATCTCAAATGAAGATTGTAAGTTTCGATATCGAAATAGTGAGTTTAAATCTGGAATTTATAAAGAACATATTGTCGTTTCCGTTACCTTTCAATTATCTAAGTTGTCTCCACCATGTTTTCGTTATCCGGAAGTTCAAAAAGCATGGGAGAAAATTGATTTGGAAAAGTCTTTTTCAAATAATGATAAAAAAACAAGTATGGACCAACGAATTTTTCAATTAGAGGCCGTTAGAAATTTGGTCATTGACTTAAGAAGAAAAAAATCAATGGTGTTGGATGAAAATGATCCAAACACCCGTTCCGTGGGATCTTTTTTTATGAATCCAATTTTAAGTGAAAAAGAAGTTGTTTCATTTTTAGAAAATGCCAGAAAAAGCGGGTTTGGCAATCCTCCGATCTATCCAGAAAGAGCCGGCTTTAAAAAACTCTCCGCCGCCTGGCTGATTGAAAACTCTGGAATCCAAAAAGGGTCAAAATATCCCGGAGGTGTGGGTATCTCTGAGAACCATTGTTTAGGTCTAATCAATATAGCGGGAACTACAACCGCTCTTTTGGAAATGGCGGAATCGGTGAGACAACGTGTATTTGAAACATTTTTTGTTCGATTGGAAATGGAACCGGTTGTAAGGCCATAAAAAAGATTTGGTAATTGTCGATATAACAAAGAGAGTGGGGATGGAATGAATTCGAAATTTAAAAAATACCTGATTCTTTCAGGGCTTGGTGTTTCCTTACTGTTAATTTTAGCTTTGATTGGTTTTTTTGTCGTGGATGAAATCAAAGGTGGGGCAGTCGGTGATGGTCAAAATAAATATGAACTCATCATTGATTCAGGAGAACCATCCTCAAGCGTAGTTCGAGAGTTAGCTGCTGCGGGAATGATCAAATCCTCTGTGTATTTTAATTATTTGATGAAATTCACAAGAGCAGGAAACAAAATCAAACAAGGTGTTTATGATATTAATGATGGGATGAGTTCCCGTAAGATTTTGGATGTTATTATTTCTGGAAAAGTTAAACTAGTTAACTTCACTGTTCCGGAAGGATATAACAATCGTCAGATAGGCGACTTATTAGTGTCAAAAAAGCTTGCTATTTCTCGCGAAGAGTTTCTAAAAGTTGCTCAGAGTCCGGCACTTCTTACAAAGTATAATATCCCAGCAAAAACTTTAGAAGGTTATTTATTCCCTGAAACATATTCTGTTCCTTTGAATTACCCTTTAGAAAGGATTACGGAAATGATGATCAAACGATTCTATAAAAAACTAGAATCGATCCCAGAGGCAAAGGATATCAAACCAGCGGACCTTCATTTCCGAGTTGTGTTAGCATCAATTGTGGAAAGAGAAGCGGTTAGAAAAGAAGAACGACCAATGATGGCAGGTGTTTTCCTCACTCGTATTGAAAAAAATATCAATTTAGAATCTTGTGCTACCATTCAATATTTGTTTGATAAACCTAAAAAAAGACTTTTTGAATCTGATCTAAAGATTGTTTCACCCTACAATACATACATTAATGGTGGTTGGCCTCCAGGCCCTATTTCGAATCCCGGATTACCAGCGTTAGAGGCGTCTTTCAAACCAATGAAGTCCGACAAATTGTTCTTTTTATTAAAACCAGATGGTTCACATTATTTTTCAGCAACTTTCAAAGAACATTTAGAAGCTAAAAAGAAATTTATCGATGTTTTATACCAATAACAAAGAGAGAAACCAAATTTAGATAATATATCTTATCTAAAATCAATCTTCCATGGATGAAAACATAGTTGAACTAAATATCGCCATCGGTGGGATTTCGAAAGAACTTTTGGATGTACAAAAAGCTTTAGATGCCTACCGAGATAAACAAAAATCAAAAGAAGCTATAGACGAAGAAGCCATCACTTTTGTGGCCAAAGCGGAACTTGTCATAGAAAAGACAGAAAAAGGTGAACTCCAACTAACTGCTGACCAAATTCGTCGCATCAAAAGTAATCTTACAAAAATTCTGCAGCGAATTCAGAATTAGCCTCTTTAACCAATCCTTCATAAAACCTTCACCGGCTTGTCATTCCCTTGTAACATATAAAGAACATAGTTTTCTATAGCTAGAGGGAGAATTTTTGCGAATCCCTTTCGGGAAGACCCGCTAGCCAAACAAATTCGATTTTTTCGAAAGAGGATTTAAAATGAAAAATTCATTCAAAAAAAGCCTGGTGCTTCTTTCCATCGCGATGTTGGGATTCACTATGGTTAACTGTCCGGGAAAGAAAAGTGATGACTCATCTACTTTATTAGGTTTACTTGCTATTGCTAATTCGGCTAGTGTTGCAGGTTCTGATTTATGTGATGGCGTTGGAGTGCCAACTCCTACTCAAGTTTTAGAAGGTAATATTAATGGTGCTGTAACGGTAAGTGGTTCTGCACTCCTTCGTGGAACTGTAAACGTGACTGGCGGTGGTTCCATTACAATTTTACCAAAATCAGTAATCTTTGCGGAAAGAGGATCTTCCCTTTTCATCTATGAAAACGGTAGACTTAATGCGCAAGGAACAGCTGCACAACCAATTTGTTTTACTTCTGCAAATTCTGTCGGTCTGAGAGCTCCTGGAGATTGGGGTGGGATTGTCGTAGTAGGAAATGGAACAGCGACTAGATCATCTCAATCAGAAGGAACAACTCCTAAAGATTATCCAGGAACTTTAGATGGAATTATAAATCTATCCTATGTGGTGGTTGAATTTGTTGGAAACGAGGTTGCACCTGGAAATGAACTTAACGGTGTTTCAAGTTATGCGGTAAAATCATCTACAAGCTCATATGACCATGTCCAAATCCATAGAGGACTTGATGATGGATTTGAGTGGTGGGGAGGAAACGTCGGTGGTCAATACTTACTTGTTACTGGTGGTATGGATGATGATTTTGATATGGACGAAGGATTTAGTGGAAACCTTTCCTACATCATTGGCGTAAAATACCCAAATTCTT
This genomic stretch from Leptospira meyeri harbors:
- a CDS encoding DUF2126 domain-containing protein, translating into MSIRVALSHITTYQYDKSIKLSPHVIRLRPAPHTKNHIVSYSLNILPEQKFLNWQQDPFGNYLARLVFPEKTNILQVAVDLVTDLKVINPFDFFVEEYAENFPFTYDKVLKKELTPYLKVKKPGKLLTPYLKTIDKTPRRTVEFLVALNAKIYSDIGYVIRMEPGIQTPEFTLSSRMGSCRDSAYLLVQILRNMGLAARFVSGYLIQLKADVKSLDGPSGAESDFTDLHAWAEVYIPGAGWVGLDPTSGLFTGEGHIPLAATPEPESAGPIYGFAEKAKAEFSFHMGVERVLETPRVTLPYKGEDWERIIRLGDSIDKRIRKNDIRLTIGGEPTFVSTENREAPEWNFDALGFEKYSKSEQLIKRLGKHFAPGGLLQYGQGKWYPGEPIPRWAMISYWRKDGEPIWNHPYLLADDRYTGSATTEDARRFISVLGNRLNIPSKSIHTAYEDNLYYLWQEANLPKETELMLDGLNTYDKMERERILRVIDSGIHREVGYTIPLDYDVFKSSWISDEWSFRRGKMFLIPGDSPIGLRLPLHSLGGKPYYPYPEDPSTPKPSLPKAKELGQSPFSSTNISYSIGGIHTRTALCVEPRNGNIRVFLPPIQSLEGWLRLIYAIEQTALETDIPIVLEGYEAPNDPRLNRFKITPDPGVIEVNFHPSSSFGEIVEKTQVLYEEATQLRLTAEKFLIDGRHSGTGGGNHITLGGATVSDSPFLRKPSLLRSLVAYWQNHPGLSYLFSGMFIGPTSQSPRIDEARNDSLHELKIAFQQIDSSRHTPPWMLDRVLRNILIDITGNTHRTEISIDKLFDPGSPTGRLGLIEMRAFEMPPHYQMSVIQQAFMMAIICRFWEDPYYGSPINWNTELHDRFMLPYFVYRDFKEVIQDLQNSGFGFLSKDFDPFFEFRFPQYGICYLDGMEIELRMALEPWNVLGEENTAQGTSRGVDSATERVQVKVKGFHPERYRLSCNGYEVPLQPTSIQNEFVAGVRFKAWSPVFTLHPQIPAQQSLVFDVYDTWNHRALGGCTYHVSHPGGLSYQTIPINGYEAESRRISRFWTHGHKIGKSLPPIRLENKAFPSTLDLRMVTFK
- a CDS encoding circularly permuted type 2 ATP-grasp protein, with translation MMTQDPYHLIGNYKTIPGVYDELYDAEGQIRNKYKFLVKSFQELGPAELINRRRDTDRILRENGVTYNLYQSDSPEAKERPWDLDLFPLVMESEEWRVLERGLNQRADLLDALVRDVYSKRRLLYEKKIPPEILFNESSFLRACDGMYDSNHFLTKNPALLFFVCDLIRAADGNFYVLNDRVQAPSGSGYSLENRIVLSRIFPSMYRDAMVHRVAVYFRSLRKSLTQLAGITGREPVIVLLTPGPSNETYFEHAYLAGYLGYTLVQGEDLTVRKNKVYMKTVEGLQQIDLILRRVDDDFMDPLELRGDSLLGVPGLLESVRSGHVKIANPIGTGFLENRALLPFYSDLCRFYLGEDLILHMAPTYWMGTKEHFQLVLQNPEKFVFKTVSRTDEEKPVTFIELSGDRKDSFLQKLKSSPNRFIAQEMIASATVPVLGENGFRPGRAIMRTFVSSSGSGYQTMAGGLVRVSPSLDDFFITSQRGAWSKDLWVLATETQKEESLLVAKSDQVMISRKSSGVPSRVADNLFWLARYLERSENQTRVIREAVYKILQVEDGYERESLENSLKLVTHVTNSYPGFLGDDASELFLNPFSELQRLTSDRGVVGSLAFHLRSLVIASKSVRDRLSDDMKKILLHLEDQSQHEIDSYDQIIDFLQKIVLNLSSLTGLSFENMSREAGWYFLNLGRRIERSINMVLMLQGMIRWDSFRDKASFETFLRINDIRLTYNRRYSGKIDQESVLDILLFDTTNPRSFAYQLEQINSDIKFLPGKNEKVVYSEDRAALQLYTHFKMKDISIFFESENPLESVSIWLEELHNHLKNLSDALASRYFNYTEEQTRIGDGNG
- a CDS encoding transglutaminase family protein — protein: MADFKVIHKTKYSYDDTVAYCHNMAHMYPLTSPHQDCFRTHVTVNPKPVVSSFRRDYYGNQVFLFSVEDPHRFLEVVVESTVRTHQSLGIDLYKSTPWESIYSLIHESTLDADILSIEYIQPSSFIAAKQNYSEFARMFFTEGKPVYAAALEMTTYIYQTFQYDPKATSINTPIDQILNERKGVCQDFSHLMIAALRSLKIPTRYVSGYLETLPPPGTQKLQGSDATHAWVSVYCPTFGWMDFDPTNGKIITEEYIITAIGRDYADVSPLKGILFGGGKHKLKVEVDVIREQI
- a CDS encoding Spx/MgsR family RNA polymerase-binding regulatory protein; translated protein: MSRSNPKVYEYSGCSTCRNALKYLKSKKVDFQQIPIRETAPTVAELKKAKQYLGDIKKLFNTSGKDYREGNWKEKLGNLSEEQVYKELSANGNLVKRPFVVGEGWFLVGFKEEEWKEKLG
- a CDS encoding UDP-N-acetylmuramate dehydrogenase produces the protein MLVQNNIPLAPFTTLGLGGEADYFISIKTKEDLLKALEFSKTQNQTFYILGGGSNTIFRDSGFPGVVFQMQIPGIRCLDTNDDYTFYQVGAGVPWDQFVEYTVKQGLAGIECLSGIPGSVGASPIQNIGAYGQEVKDSIVNVECMNQFGELVTISNEDCKFRYRNSEFKSGIYKEHIVVSVTFQLSKLSPPCFRYPEVQKAWEKIDLEKSFSNNDKKTSMDQRIFQLEAVRNLVIDLRRKKSMVLDENDPNTRSVGSFFMNPILSEKEVVSFLENARKSGFGNPPIYPERAGFKKLSAAWLIENSGIQKGSKYPGGVGISENHCLGLINIAGTTTALLEMAESVRQRVFETFFVRLEMEPVVRP
- the mltG gene encoding endolytic transglycosylase MltG, with amino-acid sequence MNSKFKKYLILSGLGVSLLLILALIGFFVVDEIKGGAVGDGQNKYELIIDSGEPSSSVVRELAAAGMIKSSVYFNYLMKFTRAGNKIKQGVYDINDGMSSRKILDVIISGKVKLVNFTVPEGYNNRQIGDLLVSKKLAISREEFLKVAQSPALLTKYNIPAKTLEGYLFPETYSVPLNYPLERITEMMIKRFYKKLESIPEAKDIKPADLHFRVVLASIVEREAVRKEERPMMAGVFLTRIEKNINLESCATIQYLFDKPKKRLFESDLKIVSPYNTYINGGWPPGPISNPGLPALEASFKPMKSDKLFFLLKPDGSHYFSATFKEHLEAKKKFIDVLYQ